The window AGTACGGCACCGCCAGCCTGTCCGTCCCGCAATCGGAGCCACCTCTTGCCGTGCCTGCTGAATAACGCTTTTTCCTTCCGCGGATGGCGCGTTCGCGCCATCCGCAGCAGGTTCGCATCGTGACTGAAACCGTTGCTGCCATTGTCGCTGCGCATCGCGCCCGCACCCTGACGCCCGCCCAGACCGTGGCGCGGAGCTTTCAGCGAATCCGCGACTACAACGACACCGCGATCTTCATCACCCTGCGCAATGAAGCCGAGGCCATCGCCGAGGCCGAAGCGCTGAGCGCCAGGGACGCGTCGTTGCTGCCGCTGTACGGCGTGCCGGTGGCAGTGAAGGACAATATCGACGTCGCCGGCCTGCCCACCACCGCCGCCTGCCCGGCCTTTGCCTATACCGCAACCCGGGATGCCAGCGCCGTGGCGCGGCTGCGCGCTGCCGGCGCCATCATCATCGGCAAGACCAATCTCGACCAGTTCGCCACCGGCCTGGTCGGCGTCCGCTCGCCCTATGGCATTCCGAAGAATGCGATGCGCGACGACCTGATCCCCGGCGGATCGAGCTCGGGCTCCGCGGTCGCGGTGTCCGCAGGCCTGGTGCCATTGTCGCTCGGCACCGACACCGCCGGCTCAGGCCGGGTGCCGGCGATGCTCAACAACATCGTCGGGCTGAAGCCGAGCCTCGGCCTGATCCCGACTGCCGGCGTGGTGCCGGCCTGCCGCACGCTCGACTGCATCTCGATCTTTTCGCTCACCGTCGATGACGCCGTAGCCGCGCTCGGCGTCATGGGCGGCTATGACGCGCACGATCCATACTCGAAAAAGCGGCCGCTGGCGGCACTGACGGAATTTCCAAAGGGGCTGCGGCTCGGCGTGCCCCGCAACGGCCAGTTGATCTTCTTCGGCGACACGGTTTCCGAAAAAGCCTATGGCGACGCGCTGAAACGCTGGACGTCGCTCGGTGCCGATCTGGTCGAATTCGACCTCGAGCCATTCTACGAGACCGCGCGGCTGCTCTATGACGGCCCCTGGGTCGCGGAACGCTATCTTGTCATCCGCAATCTCTTGGCCTCGGCGCCGGACGCGATCCATCCGGTCACCCGCGAGATCACGCTGGCCGGCTCGCGGATCAGCGCCGCCGACACCTTTGCCGCGCTGTATCAGTTGCAGGATCTCAAGCGCACCGCGGAACAGGCATTCGAGTCAATCGATGCGCTGGTGCTGCCAACCGCGCCGACGGCGTACACGACGGCGCAGGTGCTGGCCAATCCGGTCGAACTCAACAGCCGGCTCGGCACCTACACCAATTTCGTCAACCTGCTCGATCTCTGCGGCCTGGCTTTGCCCGCCGCGATGCGCGCCGACGGCATTCCGTTCGGCATCACCCTGCTGGCGCCCGCCGGCCATGACGCGCAGCTCGCCAGCATCGGCCGCGTATTCCATGCCGATACCAAGCTCACCATGGGCAGCAAGGCGCTGCCGCAGCAACCGCTCGCCGCATTGCCCACGCCAAGCGCCGACGAGATCGCCATCGCCGTGGTCGGTGCGCATCTGTCGGGCATGGCGCTGAACGGCGAACTGCTGGCGCTCGGCGGAAGGCTGCTCAAGGCCACCGCCACCGCGCCGGACTACAAGTTCTACGCGCTGAACGGCACCTCGCCCGCAAAACCCGGGCTGTTGCGCGTCGCAGCCGGCGCAGGCTCCGCGATCACGGTCGAAGTCTGGGCGCTGTCGGCGGCGGCGTTCGGCAATTTCGTCGCGGCGATTCCCTCGCCGCTGTCGATCGGCACGCTGCAACTGGCGGACGGATCGAACGTGAAAGGCTTTCTGGTCGAGGCCACCGCCATCGATGGCGCGCGCGACATCTCAAGCTTCGGCGGTTGGCGCGCCTACGCGGCGGACGCGAAAAAGTAAATCTCGTGTCCCGGACGCGGTGCGGCATTCTCAGGCGATGCGAAGCATTGCCGACATGCCGCTCCGCAGATTCCGGACCCATTCTTCTTTCACAATGATGGGCCCCGGATCAGCTGCGCACCACGCCGCCAAGACGGCGCGTTGCGCAGCATCCGGGGCACGAGGCCGTGACTACGCCGCCCGGATGTTTTCCATGAAGCGATCGAGTTCGGCGCGCAGCCGGGTGCTTTCACTCGACAGCGTCTGCGCCGAGTTCAGCACCTGCTCGGAGGCCACGCCGGTCTCGGTGGCGCCACGGTTGACCTCGGTGATGTCGCCAGCGACCTGCTGGGTGCCGTGGGCGACGCGCTGAACGTTCTGCGCGATCTCCTTGGTCGCGGCGCTCTGCTGTTCGACCGCACTGGCGATCTCCGACGCAATGCCGGAAATCTGGCCGATGGTGCTGCCGATCTGCTTGATCGCGGTGACCGATTCCTGCGTCGCGCTCTGCATCCCCGCAATCTGCGTCGAGATCTCGTCGGTGGCCTTCGCGGTCTGGCTCGCCAGCGATTTCACTTCCGCCGCCACCACGGCAAAGCCGCGCCCGGCCTCGCCGGCACGGGCCGCTTCGATGGTCGCATTCAACGCCAGCAGGTTGGTCTGTTCGGCAATCGCCGTGATCAGATCGACCACGTCGCCGATCCGCTGCGCCGCGCGCGACAATTCGCCGATCCGCGCGTCGGTCTGCTGGGCCTGCAGCACCGCGCTGTCAGCGATCTTGCTGGAGGTCTTCACCTGACGGCCAATCTCGTTTACCGACAGCGACAATTCCTCGGTAGCGG is drawn from Nitrobacteraceae bacterium AZCC 2146 and contains these coding sequences:
- a CDS encoding allophanate hydrolase (product_source=KO:K01457; cath_funfam=3.90.1300.10; cog=COG0154; ko=KO:K01457; pfam=PF01425; superfamily=75304; tigrfam=TIGR02713), with product MARSRHPQQVRIVTETVAAIVAAHRARTLTPAQTVARSFQRIRDYNDTAIFITLRNEAEAIAEAEALSARDASLLPLYGVPVAVKDNIDVAGLPTTAACPAFAYTATRDASAVARLRAAGAIIIGKTNLDQFATGLVGVRSPYGIPKNAMRDDLIPGGSSSGSAVAVSAGLVPLSLGTDTAGSGRVPAMLNNIVGLKPSLGLIPTAGVVPACRTLDCISIFSLTVDDAVAALGVMGGYDAHDPYSKKRPLAALTEFPKGLRLGVPRNGQLIFFGDTVSEKAYGDALKRWTSLGADLVEFDLEPFYETARLLYDGPWVAERYLVIRNLLASAPDAIHPVTREITLAGSRISAADTFAALYQLQDLKRTAEQAFESIDALVLPTAPTAYTTAQVLANPVELNSRLGTYTNFVNLLDLCGLALPAAMRADGIPFGITLLAPAGHDAQLASIGRVFHADTKLTMGSKALPQQPLAALPTPSADEIAIAVVGAHLSGMALNGELLALGGRLLKATATAPDYKFYALNGTSPAKPGLLRVAAGAGSAITVEVWALSAAAFGNFVAAIPSPLSIGTLQLADGSNVKGFLVEATAIDGARDISSFGGWRAYAADAKK